A single genomic interval of Rosistilla ulvae harbors:
- a CDS encoding ATP-binding cassette domain-containing protein encodes MALISLQNITIGFRGPSLLDDVNCQIEAGGRIGLLGRNGAGKSTLLKMLRGGVLPDHGSIILSPGTRVAYLQQDVPSGTSETVAEVTAKGLGEEFHLQENAWEAEHLVEQTLSRMELDGESLFETLSSGMKRRVLLAQAIVSKPQLLLLDEPTNHLDIEAIGWLEGFLAKWPGTLIFVTHDRMFLRKVATRILEIDRGQLFDWSCDYDTFLRRKEEALAAQEKQDALFDKKLAQEEVWIRQGIKARRTRNEGRVRALEKLRETRSQRRGATGTVQMQVQAAERSGNLVTEVKDVSFEYPDRPILKNFSTSIMRGDKIGIIGPNGVGKTTMLKILLGQLEPQSGTVRTGTNLQIAYFDQLRDQLDEEETIQENVGLGHTQIVINGREKHIIGYLQDFLFSPERARTQVKFLSGGERNRVLLARLFANPANVIVLDEPTNDLDAETLEMLEDKLVGYDGTLLLVSHDRAFLNNVVTSTIVYEPDGVKEYVGGYDDWLAQRGPLPTATTESSSAGGSKSKSKGKAKADPEPAKKRLSYKQQRELDGLPAKIETLEGQIAEVHQTIADPSFYQGPGERIAQEQRKLKDLEQKLADTYARWEELEGT; translated from the coding sequence ATGGCTCTTATTTCACTGCAAAACATCACCATCGGATTTCGCGGCCCCAGTCTGCTGGACGACGTCAATTGCCAGATCGAAGCCGGCGGGCGGATCGGCCTGCTAGGACGCAACGGCGCGGGGAAGTCGACGCTGCTGAAGATGCTCCGCGGCGGAGTCCTCCCCGACCACGGATCGATCATCCTTTCGCCGGGCACGCGGGTCGCTTACCTGCAGCAAGATGTCCCCTCGGGAACCAGCGAAACGGTTGCCGAAGTGACCGCCAAGGGGCTCGGCGAGGAGTTCCATCTACAGGAGAACGCGTGGGAGGCGGAGCATCTGGTCGAACAGACTCTGTCGCGGATGGAGTTGGACGGGGAGTCGTTGTTCGAAACGCTGTCGTCGGGCATGAAGCGCCGCGTCCTGTTGGCTCAAGCTATCGTTTCGAAGCCTCAGTTGCTGCTGTTGGACGAACCGACAAACCATTTGGACATCGAAGCAATCGGTTGGTTGGAAGGCTTTCTCGCCAAATGGCCCGGGACGCTGATCTTCGTAACGCACGATCGGATGTTCTTGCGGAAAGTGGCGACGCGGATCCTGGAGATCGACCGCGGCCAGCTTTTCGATTGGTCGTGCGATTACGACACCTTCCTGCGGCGTAAAGAAGAGGCCTTGGCGGCGCAAGAGAAACAGGACGCGCTGTTCGACAAAAAACTGGCTCAAGAGGAAGTCTGGATTCGCCAGGGAATCAAGGCCCGGCGGACCCGGAACGAAGGCCGCGTGAGAGCCTTGGAAAAGCTGCGCGAAACGCGATCGCAGCGCCGTGGCGCGACCGGCACCGTACAGATGCAGGTGCAAGCGGCCGAGCGGAGCGGCAACCTGGTGACCGAAGTCAAAGATGTAAGCTTCGAATATCCCGATCGCCCGATCTTGAAGAACTTCTCGACAAGCATCATGCGTGGCGACAAGATCGGGATCATCGGCCCCAACGGCGTCGGCAAGACGACGATGCTGAAGATCCTGCTGGGACAACTGGAACCGCAATCGGGAACCGTTCGCACGGGAACCAATCTACAGATCGCCTACTTCGACCAACTGCGGGATCAATTGGACGAAGAGGAAACGATCCAGGAGAACGTCGGTCTGGGGCACACGCAGATCGTGATCAACGGTCGCGAGAAACATATCATCGGCTACCTGCAGGACTTTTTGTTCAGCCCCGAACGGGCCCGCACCCAGGTGAAATTCCTGTCCGGCGGCGAACGCAATCGCGTCCTGCTGGCGCGGCTGTTCGCCAACCCGGCCAACGTGATCGTGTTGGATGAACCGACAAACGATCTCGATGCAGAGACGCTGGAGATGCTCGAAGACAAGTTGGTCGGTTACGACGGCACGCTGCTGTTGGTCAGCCACGACCGGGCGTTCTTGAACAATGTCGTCACCAGCACGATCGTTTACGAACCCGATGGCGTGAAGGAATACGTCGGCGGATACGACGATTGGCTGGCTCAACGCGGTCCGCTGCCAACGGCGACGACCGAGAGCAGTTCAGCTGGCGGCAGCAAATCGAAATCGAAGGGGAAGGCGAAAGCCGATCCCGAACCGGCCAAGAAGCGGCTGAGCTACAAGCAACAGCGCGAACTCGACGGCCTGCCAGCAAAGATCGAGACCTTGGAAGGTCAAATCGCCGAGGTCCATCAGACGATCGCCGACCCCAGCTTTTATCAGGGGCCGGGAGAGCGGATCGCCCAGGAGCAACGGAAGCTGAAAGACTTGGAACAGAAGCTGGCCGACACCTACGCGCGGTGGGAAGAGCTGGAGGGGACTTGA
- a CDS encoding arginyltransferase: protein MFQPARAQGESSNPLVVVHDEPQPCPYIAGREARMPLQWPMGTMTPEMLDRCLAEGYRRSGPFLYRTQCERCQACESTRVDMQDFRWSQSFRRILNRGNRDLRVRVAIPTVDPARVALFNQHRSTRQLSLSERELETQEYAGFLVETICDTQEISFWKEDQLVAIATTDFGRDSLSLVYCFFDPQFSRYSPGTYSILKNFELAMESNRRWVYLGMYVASNPHLNYKARFTPQQRRREGEWVTFK, encoded by the coding sequence ATGTTCCAGCCCGCACGAGCTCAAGGCGAATCAAGCAATCCATTGGTCGTCGTTCACGACGAACCTCAGCCATGCCCTTATATCGCCGGCCGCGAAGCGCGGATGCCGCTGCAGTGGCCGATGGGAACGATGACGCCCGAGATGTTGGACCGCTGCTTGGCCGAAGGGTATCGCCGCAGCGGGCCGTTTTTGTATCGCACCCAATGCGAGCGATGTCAGGCTTGCGAATCGACGCGGGTCGACATGCAAGACTTCCGCTGGTCGCAATCGTTTCGGCGGATCTTGAACCGCGGGAATCGCGATCTGCGGGTTCGCGTCGCCATCCCCACCGTCGATCCAGCCCGCGTCGCACTCTTCAACCAACATCGCAGCACCCGCCAGTTGAGCTTGTCCGAACGCGAACTCGAAACGCAAGAATACGCCGGTTTCCTGGTCGAAACGATCTGCGATACGCAGGAAATCAGCTTCTGGAAAGAGGATCAATTGGTCGCCATCGCGACCACCGATTTCGGCCGCGACAGCCTGTCATTGGTCTACTGCTTCTTCGATCCGCAGTTCAGCCGCTACAGCCCGGGAACCTATTCGATCTTGAAGAACTTTGAACTGGCGATGGAATCGAATCGTCGCTGGGTTTACCTGGGGATGTATGTCGCCAGCAATCCCCACCTGAACTACAAAGCCCGCTTCACGCCACAGCAGCGGCGGCGTGAGGGGGAGTGGGTAACATTCAAATAA
- a CDS encoding HNH endonuclease: MTRDDKRFKFYHLRESLEAAGLATNNSDALICPLCWRETSYDDLSLEHMVPGTVGGTQRTLTCRTCNNDGGSNLDAHLSRYQVIADVFKGHGTLPAKISVKGKEVAANLEWGEDAKNFTVVGKASNPVSAAEIQQAFADGKVKQMNVTLPYKYSKNNFQTAVLRAAYLIVFQYFGYEWASHDVVQTIRRRIDDPSLELPRLASLVVELRNFNPPHDAQHYVVSRNVNDVKFLLAIVRVRKKTTSYLGAYLPVPLDGSERFFDLMEQAAKEHPGQSFKIPMTQIFT; this comes from the coding sequence ATGACACGCGATGACAAACGGTTTAAGTTCTATCATCTCCGCGAAAGCCTCGAAGCTGCCGGACTCGCGACCAATAACAGTGACGCGCTGATTTGCCCGTTGTGCTGGCGAGAAACGTCGTACGATGACCTCTCGTTGGAACACATGGTTCCCGGCACGGTTGGCGGTACGCAGCGAACCCTGACATGTCGAACTTGCAACAACGACGGCGGCAGCAATTTGGACGCACATCTTTCGCGGTATCAAGTCATTGCCGACGTGTTCAAAGGTCACGGAACTCTGCCCGCAAAAATTAGCGTGAAAGGCAAAGAAGTTGCCGCCAACCTTGAATGGGGCGAAGACGCAAAGAACTTTACTGTCGTCGGCAAGGCATCGAATCCTGTGTCGGCGGCCGAAATCCAGCAAGCATTCGCTGATGGTAAAGTCAAGCAAATGAATGTCACTCTGCCTTATAAGTACTCCAAAAACAACTTTCAGACCGCAGTCCTTAGGGCCGCATACCTAATTGTTTTTCAATATTTTGGTTACGAATGGGCAAGCCACGACGTTGTTCAAACGATCCGACGCCGCATTGATGACCCATCGTTGGAATTACCGCGGCTCGCGTCACTTGTCGTGGAATTGCGCAACTTCAATCCGCCGCACGACGCTCAACACTATGTTGTTTCTCGCAACGTCAACGATGTAAAATTCTTGCTGGCTATTGTTCGTGTCCGGAAGAAGACAACCAGCTATTTGGGGGCTTATCTTCCTGTGCCGTTAGACGGTTCGGAGCGGTTTTTCGATCTGATGGAGCAAGCAGCAAAAGAGCATCCTGGTCAGAGCTTCAAAATCCCCATGACTCAAATCTTCACGTAA
- a CDS encoding (Fe-S)-binding protein, translating to MRVGLFVPCYIDQMYPDVAVATLELLEGAGLKVEFPAAQTCCGQPMANTGCNDAARPLAARFLDLFDPFDYIVCPSGSCTSMVRNHFSDLVGNDPRLKSIQSRTFELCEFLHDVHPIDFSGNRFPFRVGLHQSCHGLRELRLGGDSEQMIERPDKVRSLLAQVQGLSFVELQRVDECCGFGGTFAVNERAVSVAMGEDRVQDHLDAGAEVMVASDMSCLMHLWGLISRQGSPLAVMHVAQVLAGRSPTVSVKNSIKPKTGNAV from the coding sequence ATGAGAGTCGGCCTGTTTGTTCCCTGCTACATCGACCAAATGTATCCCGATGTTGCAGTCGCGACCCTGGAATTGCTCGAAGGGGCTGGTTTGAAGGTCGAGTTCCCCGCCGCCCAAACCTGCTGTGGCCAACCGATGGCCAACACCGGATGCAACGATGCGGCGCGGCCGCTGGCGGCGAGGTTCTTGGATCTGTTCGATCCCTTCGATTACATCGTCTGTCCCTCGGGCAGCTGCACGTCGATGGTTCGCAATCACTTCAGCGACCTCGTCGGCAACGATCCGCGGCTGAAATCGATCCAGTCGCGAACCTTCGAGCTGTGCGAATTCTTGCACGATGTCCATCCGATCGATTTCAGCGGCAACCGGTTTCCGTTCCGCGTTGGACTGCACCAATCGTGTCACGGTCTGCGCGAACTGCGACTCGGCGGCGACAGCGAGCAGATGATCGAGCGCCCCGACAAAGTCCGTTCGTTGTTGGCTCAGGTTCAGGGATTGAGCTTCGTCGAATTGCAACGCGTCGACGAATGTTGTGGCTTCGGCGGAACGTTTGCGGTTAATGAACGAGCCGTCTCGGTGGCGATGGGCGAAGACCGCGTGCAGGATCATCTCGACGCGGGAGCTGAGGTGATGGTCGCGTCGGACATGTCCTGTCTGATGCATCTGTGGGGCTTGATAAGTCGCCAAGGTTCACCGCTGGCGGTGATGCACGTCGCGCAAGTGCTCGCCGGACGATCGCCGACGGTGTCGGTAAAAAATTCGATCAAACCGAAAACTGGCAACGCGGTGTAG
- a CDS encoding zf-HC2 domain-containing protein, translating into MNRPQTPSDDWQPCQPGTLQRLADQQRRTRRVGTVKRIALPAAAVMLLIFAGISAMRPREPQRLPHGGLSCAEVAQQLHAFAANQVDAAMAQKISDHMLDCPRCRHKLQELQTGTAARTPAGNRLSPTRQAPMGESPRDLLALADRR; encoded by the coding sequence ATGAACCGACCGCAAACCCCTTCGGACGATTGGCAGCCTTGCCAACCGGGCACGCTGCAACGCTTGGCCGACCAACAGCGCCGAACGCGGCGGGTTGGAACCGTCAAGCGAATCGCTCTGCCAGCCGCAGCGGTCATGCTGCTGATTTTCGCGGGGATTAGTGCGATGCGGCCGAGGGAACCGCAGCGGTTGCCGCACGGCGGGCTCAGCTGTGCCGAGGTAGCTCAACAACTTCACGCCTTCGCCGCGAACCAAGTCGACGCGGCGATGGCCCAGAAGATCAGCGATCACATGCTCGATTGCCCTCGCTGCCGCCACAAATTGCAGGAACTGCAAACGGGGACCGCCGCGCGAACGCCCGCTGGCAACAGGCTTTCCCCCACTCGGCAGGCCCCCATGGGCGAAAGCCCTCGCGACCTGCTGGCGCTGGCGGACCGTAGATAA
- the ppnP gene encoding pyrimidine/purine nucleoside phosphorylase — protein MKVNEYFDGNVTSIAFENSEGRATAGVMAAGKYEFGTSENEWMKVVSGELQVKLPGAESYKSFPAGSDFRVAANVKFQLIVPEPTVYLCFYGESAAE, from the coding sequence ATGAAGGTAAATGAATATTTTGACGGGAACGTCACGTCGATCGCTTTTGAAAACAGCGAAGGTCGCGCGACCGCGGGCGTGATGGCGGCGGGAAAATACGAGTTCGGCACTTCCGAGAACGAATGGATGAAAGTTGTCTCGGGCGAATTGCAAGTCAAACTGCCCGGTGCCGAAAGCTACAAGTCGTTCCCGGCGGGAAGCGATTTCCGCGTCGCAGCAAACGTCAAGTTCCAGTTGATCGTCCCCGAACCAACAGTCTACCTCTGCTTCTACGGCGAATCGGCGGCAGAATAG
- a CDS encoding LutC/YkgG family protein — MGSRARDSRQAILDRLRSREVTPVELPAIFGDDSISQVAIGFDDPATQFAGTVEAVGGLCLQVGSMQEVLNKLEQDEVYRDAARRCSLVGDEIPGNVNLQEIEDPHELSSLDFLIARAEFGVAENGAMWITDRDIRHRASLFITQHLALVVSRQSILCNMHQAYERIGQPETPFGVFIAGPSKTADIEQSLVLGAHGCRTLTVFLVDEPA; from the coding sequence ATGGGAAGTAGAGCACGCGACAGCCGACAAGCGATCCTCGATCGATTGCGTAGCCGCGAGGTGACGCCGGTCGAATTGCCTGCGATCTTCGGCGACGATTCGATCAGCCAAGTTGCGATCGGGTTCGATGATCCGGCCACGCAGTTCGCCGGAACGGTCGAAGCCGTCGGTGGATTGTGTCTGCAGGTTGGTTCGATGCAGGAGGTGCTGAACAAGCTGGAACAGGACGAGGTCTACCGCGACGCGGCGCGTCGATGTTCGCTGGTCGGCGACGAGATCCCCGGCAACGTCAACCTGCAAGAAATAGAAGACCCGCACGAGTTGAGCAGTCTCGATTTTCTAATCGCTCGCGCCGAGTTTGGCGTGGCCGAAAACGGGGCGATGTGGATCACCGACCGCGACATTCGACATCGCGCTTCGCTGTTCATCACCCAGCACTTGGCGCTGGTCGTCTCGCGGCAATCGATCCTCTGCAACATGCACCAAGCCTACGAACGAATCGGCCAACCCGAAACACCCTTCGGCGTCTTCATCGCCGGCCCATCGAAGACCGCCGACATTGAACAGTCGCTGGTCCTAGGCGCCCACGGCTGTCGAACGCTCACAGTCTTCCTAGTCGACGAGCCAGCCTAA
- a CDS encoding lactate utilization protein B: protein MATVSEHPEKAAAYIADRSRSRWHDGALWFVRSKRDRMAHSLPEWEQLRSTASQIKAHTIANLPEILQQFEANAKARGVHVHWAADAQEHNEIVLEIVRKQNATRVVKSKSMLTEECHLNPHLEAGGIEVIDTDLGERIVQMRGERPSHIVLPAIHIKKEEVGETFAKYLGTEPGASDPQYLTEAARQHLRSKFLEAEVGITGVNFAIAETGGFVVCTNEGNADLGASLPRVHIACMGIEKLIPRLVDLSVFVRLLARSATGQPITTYTSHFHGPRPGCELHIVLVDNGRSRIRDSDEFRSALGCIRCGACMNTCPVFRRSGGHSYDAVVPGPIGSVLSPAADTKQHRSLPYACSLCGSCTDVCPVKIPLHHQLLTWRQQIAAQGLLPVSKTAAMRAGSMLFQHPRIYALAGALGRRALRWLPKSWVYNRANPWGLDRDLPEPPAESFRSWWQTNRQGTSVDEGMKSKEAKNGK from the coding sequence ATGGCTACGGTTTCCGAGCATCCTGAAAAAGCAGCGGCCTACATCGCCGATCGCTCGCGTTCGCGCTGGCACGACGGGGCGCTGTGGTTTGTCCGCAGCAAGCGTGATCGCATGGCCCATTCGCTGCCCGAATGGGAGCAGCTGCGAAGTACGGCTTCGCAGATCAAAGCTCACACGATCGCCAATCTCCCCGAGATCTTGCAGCAGTTCGAAGCGAACGCCAAGGCGCGCGGCGTGCATGTCCACTGGGCCGCCGACGCGCAAGAGCACAACGAGATCGTGCTGGAGATCGTTCGCAAACAGAACGCGACGCGCGTCGTCAAAAGCAAATCGATGCTGACCGAAGAGTGCCATTTGAATCCGCACTTGGAGGCAGGCGGGATCGAGGTGATCGATACCGATCTGGGCGAACGGATCGTGCAGATGCGCGGCGAACGCCCCAGCCACATCGTGCTGCCGGCGATCCATATTAAGAAGGAAGAGGTTGGCGAGACGTTCGCCAAGTACTTGGGGACCGAACCGGGGGCGAGCGATCCGCAGTACCTGACCGAAGCGGCCCGCCAGCATCTGCGCAGCAAGTTCTTGGAAGCCGAAGTTGGCATCACCGGCGTCAACTTTGCGATCGCCGAAACCGGCGGCTTTGTCGTCTGCACCAACGAAGGGAACGCCGATCTGGGAGCGTCGCTGCCGCGCGTGCACATCGCCTGCATGGGGATCGAAAAACTGATCCCGCGGCTGGTCGACCTGAGCGTCTTCGTGCGGCTGTTGGCCCGTTCGGCGACCGGACAACCGATCACAACTTACACCTCTCACTTCCATGGCCCGCGGCCGGGCTGCGAACTGCATATCGTGCTGGTCGACAACGGTCGCAGCCGGATCCGCGACAGCGATGAATTCCGATCGGCGCTCGGATGCATCCGCTGCGGCGCTTGCATGAACACCTGCCCCGTCTTTCGTCGCAGCGGTGGGCACAGCTACGACGCGGTCGTTCCGGGCCCGATCGGATCGGTCCTGTCGCCGGCAGCCGATACGAAACAGCATCGCAGCCTTCCGTATGCGTGCAGTTTGTGTGGGTCCTGCACCGATGTTTGTCCCGTCAAAATTCCGCTGCACCATCAACTGCTCACTTGGCGTCAACAGATCGCCGCCCAGGGACTGTTGCCGGTCAGCAAGACCGCGGCGATGCGAGCGGGCAGTATGTTGTTCCAGCATCCACGAATCTACGCTTTGGCCGGAGCGCTCGGCCGCCGCGCGTTGCGTTGGTTGCCGAAGAGTTGGGTCTACAATCGTGCCAACCCGTGGGGGCTGGACCGCGATCTCCCCGAGCCGCCGGCGGAGAGTTTCCGTTCGTGGTGGCAGACCAATCGCCAAGGGACTTCGGTCGACGAGGGGATGAAATCAAAGGAAGCGAAAAATGGGAAGTAG
- a CDS encoding thioredoxin family protein, with amino-acid sequence MRKPQMGRWLPGVVICLGVMLWQSQAMAEIRWIQSVGQAQQKWNNAGKPLLVYVTSEACIFCQKLDHATWMDPAVGNLVNQQFVKLKVDGQRNQAIAQQLSVKAFPAVIVLSADGRVLGRRDGFVGPTAMSAFLQTVTQSKARSEDYLPLATARSHGGDDFAN; translated from the coding sequence ATGCGCAAGCCGCAAATGGGGCGTTGGCTCCCAGGGGTCGTGATTTGTTTGGGCGTTATGTTGTGGCAAAGCCAAGCGATGGCTGAGATCCGCTGGATCCAATCGGTCGGCCAAGCACAACAGAAATGGAACAACGCCGGTAAACCGCTGTTGGTCTATGTGACCTCCGAGGCCTGCATCTTCTGTCAAAAACTAGATCACGCAACTTGGATGGACCCCGCGGTAGGCAACTTGGTAAACCAGCAATTCGTGAAACTGAAGGTCGATGGCCAACGCAATCAGGCAATCGCCCAGCAGTTGAGCGTGAAGGCTTTCCCCGCGGTGATCGTGCTGTCGGCCGACGGTCGCGTGCTCGGCCGCCGCGATGGTTTTGTCGGACCGACAGCGATGTCGGCATTCCTGCAGACGGTCACGCAATCGAAGGCCCGATCGGAAGATTATTTACCGCTCGCCACCGCTCGCAGTCACGGTGGCGACGATTTCGCAAATTGA
- a CDS encoding vitamin B12-dependent ribonucleotide reductase — protein sequence MAIAPTCPTNATQHGIDHARAKFSSAGRSSVVGLKIDSEFCPTDVDSPFDTSEWVLRSAAIKDETGTALFEQHDCEVPAKWSQLATNVVVSKYFYGDPKKAERETSVRQLIHRVTRTISDWGLADGYFDTAEDGENFYRDLTWLCLHQHGAFNSPVWFNVGLYDQYGVTGAKCNWHYDKTQGRVDQPENPYEFPQGSACFIQKVEDNMEDIMRLATSEAMLFKFGSGTGTDLSSIRSERENLSGGGNPSGPLSFMRVYDQIAAVVKSGGKTRRAAKMQSLKVWHPDILEFIECKWSEERKAHALIQQGYDSNFNGEAYSSVMFQNANLSVRVTDDYMKAVRDGKRWQTQWISEKATGTPPEYDARELLNKMAECAWHCGDPGVQYDTTINTWHTCPNSGRINASNPCSEYMFLDDTACNLASINLMKFRRADGSFDVDRFHAACRVFFIAQEILVDHASYPTADIALNSHNYRPLGLGYSNLGSLVMTSGLPYDSDGARGLCGSLTALMHGSANLTSAEMAGVVGPFEGFANNREPMLNVMGMHRDAVEDINDEGPEYLKDAARNLWDKVIELGNRYGFRNAQATVLAPTGTISFLMDCDTTGVEPDIALVKYKQLAGGGMLKIVNRGVEGALESLGYDTTQAKEIVAYIDEHDTIEGAPHLSDEHLPVFDCAFTPAGGTRSIAWQAHVTMMAAAQPFLSGAISKTVNMPTDSTPQDIADAYFWGWELGLKAIAIYRDGSKQSQPLNTKSGEKTAADAEVKVVEKVVYRPRRERLEDTRHSLTHKFNIAGHEGYINVGLYPDGRPGEVFITMAKEGSTIGGLMDSFGTSTSIALQYGVPIEVLVNKFTHTRFEPMGHTSNPDIRIAKSIVDYIFRWMGITFLAGYREATVPGAAEKSDSGASIETKSPTSEAASKESGNGEEMKLGGNGPTTETHDTAAKFTVGNLPTVNIDALERAGVSMQISADGTGENGKPGSRSDQFARFQSDAPACDNCGSITVRNGNCYLCHNCGASMGCS from the coding sequence ATGGCAATTGCGCCCACCTGTCCAACCAATGCCACGCAACATGGCATCGATCACGCCCGCGCTAAGTTTTCCTCCGCTGGACGCAGTAGCGTCGTGGGGTTGAAAATCGATTCGGAGTTCTGCCCAACCGATGTCGACAGTCCGTTCGACACCAGCGAATGGGTGCTCCGTAGCGCGGCGATCAAAGATGAAACGGGCACTGCGCTGTTCGAACAACACGACTGCGAAGTTCCCGCTAAATGGAGCCAACTGGCGACCAACGTCGTCGTCAGCAAGTATTTTTATGGCGACCCGAAGAAGGCCGAACGCGAAACCAGCGTTCGCCAATTGATCCACCGCGTCACCCGCACGATCTCCGACTGGGGATTGGCCGATGGCTACTTCGACACCGCCGAAGATGGTGAAAATTTCTATCGCGATCTGACCTGGTTGTGCCTGCACCAACACGGTGCTTTCAACAGCCCGGTTTGGTTTAACGTCGGTCTGTACGACCAATACGGCGTGACCGGCGCGAAGTGCAACTGGCACTACGACAAGACACAAGGCCGCGTCGACCAACCCGAGAACCCCTACGAATTTCCTCAGGGCTCGGCATGCTTCATCCAGAAGGTTGAAGACAACATGGAAGACATCATGCGTCTGGCGACAAGCGAGGCGATGTTGTTCAAGTTTGGCAGCGGCACCGGCACCGACCTATCGAGCATCCGCAGCGAGCGAGAGAACCTGTCGGGCGGCGGCAACCCATCGGGCCCGCTGTCGTTCATGCGTGTCTACGATCAGATCGCGGCGGTTGTTAAGAGCGGTGGCAAGACGCGTCGCGCCGCGAAGATGCAGTCCTTAAAGGTATGGCATCCCGATATCTTGGAATTCATCGAGTGCAAGTGGAGCGAAGAGCGGAAGGCTCACGCGCTGATCCAACAAGGTTACGACAGCAACTTCAACGGCGAAGCCTATTCGTCGGTGATGTTCCAAAACGCGAACCTTTCGGTCCGCGTGACCGATGATTACATGAAAGCGGTTCGCGACGGCAAGCGTTGGCAAACGCAGTGGATCAGCGAAAAAGCGACCGGCACGCCGCCGGAATACGACGCTCGCGAACTGTTGAACAAGATGGCCGAATGCGCATGGCACTGCGGCGATCCTGGCGTTCAATACGACACCACGATCAACACCTGGCACACCTGCCCCAACAGCGGCCGGATCAACGCCAGCAACCCTTGTTCGGAATACATGTTCCTGGACGACACGGCTTGCAACCTGGCGTCGATCAACCTGATGAAGTTCCGCCGCGCCGACGGCAGCTTCGACGTCGATCGCTTCCACGCCGCCTGCCGCGTCTTCTTCATCGCTCAAGAGATCCTTGTCGATCACGCCAGCTATCCAACCGCCGACATCGCGCTGAACAGCCACAACTATCGCCCGTTGGGTCTGGGATATTCGAACCTCGGTTCGTTGGTAATGACCAGCGGCCTGCCTTACGATTCCGACGGAGCTCGCGGATTGTGCGGCAGCCTGACCGCACTAATGCACGGATCGGCTAACCTGACAAGCGCCGAGATGGCGGGTGTTGTCGGACCGTTTGAAGGCTTTGCCAACAATCGCGAACCGATGCTGAACGTCATGGGGATGCACCGCGATGCCGTCGAAGATATTAACGACGAAGGGCCTGAATACCTCAAGGATGCAGCTCGCAACCTGTGGGACAAGGTCATCGAACTGGGCAACCGCTACGGATTCCGCAACGCTCAAGCGACCGTGCTGGCACCAACCGGAACGATCAGTTTCTTGATGGACTGCGACACCACGGGCGTCGAGCCAGATATCGCGCTTGTCAAATACAAGCAACTGGCTGGCGGCGGGATGCTGAAGATCGTCAACCGCGGCGTCGAAGGAGCTTTGGAATCGCTCGGTTACGACACGACGCAAGCCAAAGAAATCGTCGCCTACATCGACGAACACGACACGATCGAAGGTGCCCCGCATCTTTCCGACGAGCATCTGCCCGTCTTCGATTGTGCGTTTACGCCCGCCGGTGGAACGCGCAGTATCGCTTGGCAAGCCCACGTGACGATGATGGCTGCGGCTCAACCGTTCCTGTCGGGTGCGATCAGCAAGACGGTCAACATGCCGACCGATTCGACTCCTCAAGATATCGCCGACGCGTACTTCTGGGGCTGGGAACTGGGACTTAAAGCGATCGCGATCTATCGCGATGGTTCGAAGCAGAGCCAGCCGCTGAACACCAAGAGCGGTGAGAAGACCGCGGCGGATGCGGAAGTCAAGGTTGTCGAGAAGGTAGTCTATCGCCCACGCCGCGAACGCTTGGAAGATACCCGCCACAGCTTGACCCACAAGTTCAACATCGCGGGACACGAAGGCTATATCAACGTCGGCCTATACCCCGACGGTCGCCCTGGCGAAGTCTTCATCACGATGGCGAAAGAGGGATCGACGATCGGCGGTCTGATGGACAGCTTCGGCACCTCGACTTCGATCGCGCTGCAATACGGCGTTCCGATCGAGGTCTTGGTCAACAAGTTCACTCACACCCGCTTCGAACCGATGGGGCATACCAGCAACCCTGACATTCGAATCGCCAAGAGTATCGTCGATTACATCTTCCGTTGGATGGGAATCACCTTCCTGGCCGGATATCGTGAAGCGACAGTACCGGGTGCGGCGGAGAAGAGCGACAGTGGAGCTTCGATCGAAACGAAGTCGCCCACCAGCGAAGCTGCTTCGAAAGAATCCGGCAACGGCGAAGAGATGAAGCTCGGCGGCAACGGACCAACGACCGAAACCCACGACACCGCGGCGAAATTCACCGTTGGGAACCTGCCCACCGTGAACATCGACGCCCTGGAACGGGCTGGTGTTTCGATGCAGATCTCGGCAGACGGGACGGGGGAAAACGGCAAGCCTGGTTCGCGAAGCGATCAATTCGCTCGCTTCCAAAGCGATGCACCGGCCTGCGATAACTGCGGCAGCATCACCGTTCGCAACGGTAACTGTTACCTGTGCCACAACTGTGGTGCCAGCATGGGCTGCAGCTAA